The Spirochaetota bacterium genome has a segment encoding these proteins:
- a CDS encoding tetratricopeptide repeat protein, whose product MNAKTDPNVQKMFDRGKGYYMSTDYSMAIHYFRGALALDPKHFDSLHYMGGALYHTGDSQGAIEYYTKALEVNPNSYYTFYKRGQTKYYEKRVAEAVDDYSKALTIKRDFLESLYARGLAYIDLGEQQKAIDDFLLYLLADPGNYKVWYLKGFALYKKGEKDAALKDFNRAKSLSRTQLPNYADDINPFSVHYKEKIAAKEKNKEKQKDFKKEEKVKGKSDERSKSF is encoded by the coding sequence TTGAACGCCAAAACTGATCCAAACGTTCAAAAGATGTTCGACCGTGGCAAGGGATACTATATGAGCACCGATTATTCGATGGCGATCCATTATTTCAGGGGCGCCCTCGCCCTGGACCCGAAGCATTTTGATTCCCTGCATTACATGGGCGGCGCCCTTTATCATACCGGCGATTCTCAGGGCGCCATCGAATACTACACGAAAGCCCTCGAGGTAAATCCAAATTCATATTACACTTTCTATAAACGGGGCCAGACCAAATACTATGAGAAAAGGGTGGCCGAGGCAGTGGATGATTACTCAAAGGCTCTGACGATAAAAAGGGATTTTTTGGAATCACTCTATGCCCGCGGGCTGGCCTATATCGACCTCGGGGAGCAGCAGAAGGCCATTGACGATTTTTTATTGTACCTCCTTGCCGATCCCGGCAACTACAAGGTCTGGTATCTAAAAGGGTTCGCCCTATACAAAAAAGGGGAAAAGGACGCTGCGTTGAAGGATTTTAACCGGGCCAAATCATTGTCGAGAACCCAGCTTCCCAATTACGCCGACGATATCAATCCTTTCTCGGTGCATTACAAGGAAAAGATTGCGGCCAAAGAAAAGAACAAGGAGAAACAGAAAGATTTCAAGAAGGAGGAAAAGGTTAAGGGTAAATCAGACGAGCGATCCAAGTCGTTTTGA